The following are encoded together in the Cyanobacterium aponinum PCC 10605 genome:
- the psaB gene encoding photosystem I core protein PsaB, translating to MATKFPKFSQDLAQDPTTRRIWYGIATAHDFETHDGMTEENLYQKIFASHFGHLAIIFLWTSGTVFHVAWQGNFEQWIKDPLNVRPIAHAIWDPHFGQGAVDAFTQAGASSPVNVAYSGVYHWFYTIGMTNNQDLYQGAVFLLILSALFLFAGWLHLQPKFRPSLSWFKNAESRLNHHLAGLFGVSSLAWTGHLVHVAIPESRGVHVGWDNFLSVKPHPAGLAPFFTGNWGVYAQNPDTASHVFGTSEGAGSAILTFLGGFHPQTESLWLTDIAHHHLAIAVIFIVAGHMYRTNWGIGHSIKDILAAHNPPQGTPFGGALGAGHRGLYDTINNSLHFQLGLALASLGVITSLVAQHMYSLPSYAFIAKDYTTQAALYTHHQYIAGFLMVGAFAHGAIFFVRDYDPEANKDNVLARMLEHKEAIISHLSWVSLFLGFHTLGLYVHNDVVVAFGTPEKQILIEPVFAQFVQAASGKALYGFDALLSNPDSVASTASAVWLPGWLDAINSGTNSLFLNIGPGDFLVHHAIALGLHTTTLILVKGALDARGSKLMPDKKDFGFSFPCDGPGRGGTCDISAWDAFYLAMFWMLNTLGWLTFYWHWKHLGIWTGNVAQFNENSTYLMGWFRDYLWANSAQLINGYNPYGVNNLSVWAWMFLFGHLVWATGFMFLISWRGYWQELIETIVWAHERTPLANLVRWKDKPVALSIVQARLVGLAHFTVGYILTYAAFLIASTAGKFG from the coding sequence ATGGCAACTAAATTTCCCAAATTTAGCCAAGATTTAGCCCAAGATCCAACTACACGAAGAATATGGTACGGAATTGCTACTGCTCATGACTTTGAAACTCATGACGGTATGACTGAAGAGAATCTTTATCAAAAGATTTTTGCTTCTCACTTCGGTCATTTAGCAATCATCTTTCTTTGGACTTCTGGTACTGTATTCCACGTTGCTTGGCAGGGCAATTTTGAGCAGTGGATCAAAGATCCTTTAAACGTTCGTCCCATCGCCCATGCGATTTGGGATCCTCATTTCGGTCAAGGTGCAGTTGATGCGTTCACCCAAGCAGGAGCTTCTAGTCCTGTAAACGTAGCCTACTCCGGTGTTTACCATTGGTTCTACACCATCGGGATGACCAACAATCAAGACTTATACCAAGGTGCGGTATTCCTTTTAATTCTTTCCGCTCTCTTCTTGTTTGCTGGTTGGTTGCACTTACAACCTAAGTTCCGTCCTAGCCTTTCTTGGTTCAAAAATGCTGAATCTCGCTTAAACCACCATTTAGCTGGTTTGTTCGGTGTTAGTTCTTTAGCTTGGACTGGTCACTTAGTACACGTGGCAATCCCCGAATCTCGTGGTGTACACGTAGGTTGGGATAACTTCTTAAGTGTTAAACCTCACCCCGCAGGATTAGCTCCTTTCTTCACTGGTAATTGGGGCGTTTATGCTCAAAATCCTGATACTGCTAGTCATGTATTTGGAACTTCTGAAGGTGCGGGAAGTGCGATTTTAACTTTCTTAGGTGGTTTCCATCCTCAAACTGAGTCTCTTTGGTTGACTGACATCGCTCATCACCATTTAGCGATCGCCGTTATCTTCATTGTAGCAGGTCATATGTACCGCACTAACTGGGGTATCGGTCACAGCATCAAAGACATCTTAGCCGCTCACAATCCTCCTCAAGGAACTCCTTTTGGTGGAGCATTAGGTGCAGGACACAGAGGACTTTATGACACCATCAATAACTCTTTACACTTCCAGTTAGGTTTAGCCCTTGCTAGTTTAGGAGTTATCACTTCTTTGGTGGCTCAACATATGTACTCTTTGCCTTCCTATGCTTTCATTGCGAAGGATTACACCACCCAAGCGGCACTTTACACCCATCACCAGTACATCGCTGGTTTCTTAATGGTAGGTGCTTTTGCTCACGGTGCTATTTTCTTTGTCCGTGACTACGATCCTGAAGCGAACAAAGATAACGTTTTAGCTCGTATGCTCGAACACAAAGAGGCGATTATTTCTCACTTAAGCTGGGTATCCTTATTCTTAGGTTTCCACACTTTAGGACTTTATGTTCACAATGATGTTGTGGTTGCTTTCGGTACTCCTGAGAAACAAATCTTAATCGAGCCTGTGTTTGCTCAATTCGTTCAAGCGGCTTCTGGTAAAGCTCTCTACGGTTTTGATGCTTTACTATCTAATCCTGATAGTGTTGCTTCCACCGCTAGTGCTGTGTGGTTACCTGGTTGGTTAGATGCTATTAATAGTGGTACTAATTCCTTGTTCCTCAATATTGGACCTGGAGATTTCTTAGTACACCATGCGATCGCCCTCGGTTTACACACCACCACCTTAATTCTTGTTAAAGGTGCTTTAGATGCTCGTGGTTCTAAATTAATGCCCGACAAAAAAGACTTCGGTTTCTCCTTCCCTTGTGATGGACCCGGTCGTGGCGGTACTTGTGACATCTCTGCTTGGGATGCTTTCTACCTCGCTATGTTCTGGATGCTCAACACTTTAGGTTGGTTAACCTTCTACTGGCATTGGAAACACCTCGGTATCTGGACAGGTAATGTTGCTCAGTTCAACGAAAACTCTACCTACTTAATGGGTTGGTTCAGAGATTATTTATGGGCAAACTCTGCTCAGTTAATCAACGGTTATAACCCTTACGGTGTAAACAACCTCTCTGTTTGGGCGTGGATGTTCTTATTCGGACACCTCGTTTGGGCAACTGGTTTTATGTTCTTAATCTCTTGGCGTGGTTACTGGCAAGAATTAATCGAAACCATCGTTTGGGCTCATGAGCGCACTCCTTTAGCTAACTTAGTTCGTTGGAAAGATAAGCCCGTTGCTTTATCCATCGTTCAAGCTCGTTTGGTTGGTTTAGCTCACTTTACTGTTGGCTATATCCTGACTTATGCGGCGTTCTTGATTGCTTCTACTGCTGGTAAATTCGGTTGA
- a CDS encoding Gfo/Idh/MocA family protein produces MKNQRLSTDNLPIQKNNYNKPLKIGVIGVGNMGQHHTRVLSLLKDVELVGIADVNVERGLDIASKYRVHFYENYLELLPHVEAVCIAAPTRLHHQVGLECLSRGVHVLIEKPIAASIAEAESLVNTAAASNCILQVGHIERFNPAFQELSKVLKTENLLALEAHRMSPYSQRANDVSVVLDLMIHDLDLLLELAASPVTKLSATGSRAPESQYLDYVTATLNFANGIVATVTASKVTHRKIRRIVAHCRNSLTEADFLNNEILIHRQTTANYTTDYGQILYRQDGLIEKVYTSNIEPLHAELEHFVSCVRGGNKPSVGGEQALKALRLASYIEQLALDGKVWQDSSLDLGQLNDEIISL; encoded by the coding sequence ATGAAAAATCAAAGATTATCTACAGATAATTTGCCCATACAGAAAAATAATTACAATAAACCTTTAAAAATAGGTGTTATCGGTGTGGGAAATATGGGGCAACATCATACCCGTGTTTTGAGCTTACTTAAGGATGTAGAATTGGTTGGTATTGCTGATGTTAATGTCGAAAGAGGCTTAGATATTGCCAGTAAATATAGAGTACATTTCTATGAAAATTATTTAGAACTGTTACCTCATGTGGAAGCAGTGTGTATCGCCGCCCCCACAAGACTTCACCATCAAGTTGGCTTGGAATGTTTAAGTAGAGGGGTTCATGTTCTAATTGAAAAACCCATCGCCGCTAGTATCGCTGAAGCAGAGTCTTTAGTTAATACTGCTGCCGCCTCTAATTGTATTTTACAAGTAGGTCACATTGAGAGATTTAACCCTGCTTTCCAAGAATTAAGTAAAGTTTTAAAAACAGAAAATTTATTAGCATTAGAAGCCCATCGCATGAGTCCATATTCTCAAAGGGCAAATGATGTATCAGTGGTTTTAGACTTGATGATTCATGACTTAGACTTACTCTTAGAGTTAGCCGCTTCTCCCGTTACCAAATTGAGTGCCACAGGAAGCCGAGCACCCGAATCTCAATATTTAGACTACGTCACAGCAACTCTTAATTTTGCCAATGGAATTGTTGCCACTGTTACCGCTAGTAAAGTTACTCACCGTAAAATCCGTCGTATTGTAGCTCATTGCCGAAATAGTTTAACAGAAGCAGATTTTCTCAATAATGAGATTTTAATTCATCGTCAAACAACAGCTAACTATACCACTGATTATGGACAAATTTTATATCGTCAAGATGGTTTAATTGAAAAAGTTTATACCAGCAATATTGAACCCTTACACGCAGAATTAGAGCATTTTGTTAGTTGCGTGAGAGGAGGTAACAAGCCCTCTGTGGGAGGAGAACAAGCATTAAAGGCATTACGTCTAGCTAGTTATATTGAGCAGTTAGCTTTAGATGGAAAGGTTTGGCAAGATTCTTCTTTAGATTTAGGGCAATTAAACGACGAGATTATTAGTCTTTAG
- the bchI gene encoding magnesium chelatase ATPase subunit I: protein MTATLEAPPKNRRLVFPFTAIVGQEQMKLALLLNVIDPKIGGVMIMGDRGTGKSTTIRALADLLPEIEVAENDPYNSSATDFELMGDEVKEKIQNGEQVAIARKKVPMVDLPLGATEDRVCGTIDIEKALSEGVKAFEPGLLAKANRGILYVDEVNLLDDHLVDVLLDSAASGWNTVEREGISIRHPARFVLVGSGNPEEGELRPQLLDRFGMHAEIRTVKEPDLRVQIVEQRAEFDRNPQEFMAKYKEKQEELQRKLVDAQNLLPQVTIDYDIRVKISEICSELDVDGLRGDIVTNRAAKAIAAFESRTEVTVDDIRRVMPLCLRHRLRKDPLETIDSGYKVEKSINRVFGLEVTE from the coding sequence ATGACAGCAACTTTAGAAGCACCTCCAAAAAATCGTCGTTTAGTCTTTCCCTTTACCGCTATTGTTGGTCAAGAGCAAATGAAACTTGCCTTGCTACTTAATGTCATTGATCCCAAAATTGGTGGGGTAATGATTATGGGAGATAGAGGCACTGGAAAATCCACAACTATTCGTGCATTGGCTGATTTATTACCTGAAATTGAAGTCGCAGAAAATGACCCCTACAATTCTTCTGCCACAGATTTTGAGTTAATGGGTGATGAGGTAAAGGAAAAAATCCAAAATGGAGAACAAGTTGCGATCGCACGTAAAAAAGTACCAATGGTTGACTTACCTTTAGGTGCAACAGAAGATCGTGTTTGTGGAACTATTGATATTGAAAAAGCGTTATCTGAAGGGGTAAAAGCCTTTGAACCGGGGTTGTTGGCAAAAGCTAATCGAGGAATTCTTTATGTGGACGAAGTTAACCTTTTAGATGATCACCTTGTAGATGTTTTACTCGACTCTGCCGCCAGTGGTTGGAACACGGTAGAAAGAGAAGGTATCTCTATTCGTCACCCTGCCCGTTTTGTGTTAGTTGGTTCAGGTAACCCAGAGGAAGGAGAATTACGCCCTCAGTTGTTAGATCGTTTTGGAATGCACGCAGAAATTCGTACGGTAAAAGAACCAGATTTAAGGGTGCAAATTGTTGAACAAAGAGCAGAATTCGATCGCAATCCCCAAGAATTTATGGCAAAATACAAAGAAAAACAGGAAGAGCTACAAAGAAAATTAGTAGATGCTCAAAATCTCTTACCTCAAGTAACTATTGATTATGATATTAGAGTCAAAATTTCTGAAATTTGTTCAGAATTAGACGTTGACGGTCTTAGAGGAGATATTGTAACTAATCGTGCCGCAAAAGCGATCGCAGCCTTTGAATCTCGTACTGAAGTAACTGTCGATGATATTCGTCGGGTAATGCCCCTATGTTTACGTCATCGTCTCAGAAAAGATCCCTTAGAAACTATTGATTCTGGTTATAAAGTAGAAAAATCTATCAATCGTGTTTTCGGTTTGGAAGTAACAGAGTAA
- a CDS encoding uroporphyrinogen-III synthase: MSNYRESYPLAGETILITRAYQSGNSFRQMLEAKGATVLEMPALEIKPPSSWQPLDKAINHIADFHWLILTSANGVEYFLERLHHLGKDINYLKNLKIAVVGKKTAHFLEKYNISPDFIPPDFIADSLVTHFPESIEGKKILFPRVETGGREILVQELTQQGGEVVEIPAYQSTCPDTIDNTVWDALVKEVISIITFASSKTVRNFHYLVTQALQTTPQLTLSSLLTEVAIASIGPQTSMTCQELLGKVDIEAQEYTLEGLVDSLVKKQYTS, encoded by the coding sequence ATGTCCAATTATCGAGAATCATATCCCTTAGCAGGAGAAACAATTTTAATTACCCGTGCCTATCAAAGTGGAAATAGTTTTCGGCAAATGTTAGAAGCCAAAGGGGCGACAGTTTTGGAAATGCCAGCTTTGGAAATTAAACCTCCCTCTAGTTGGCAACCCCTAGATAAAGCGATTAATCATATTGCCGATTTTCATTGGTTAATTCTTACTTCTGCTAATGGGGTTGAGTATTTCTTGGAAAGGTTACATCATCTTGGGAAGGATATTAATTATCTCAAAAACTTAAAAATAGCTGTGGTTGGCAAAAAAACTGCTCATTTTTTGGAGAAATATAATATATCTCCTGACTTTATCCCTCCTGATTTTATCGCTGATTCTCTAGTGACTCATTTTCCTGAAAGTATTGAGGGCAAAAAAATTCTATTTCCTAGGGTAGAAACGGGAGGTAGAGAAATTTTAGTACAAGAATTAACTCAACAAGGGGGAGAAGTTGTGGAAATACCCGCTTATCAATCCACTTGTCCTGATACCATAGATAATACAGTATGGGACGCTTTAGTAAAAGAAGTTATTAGTATTATCACCTTTGCTAGTTCAAAAACCGTCCGTAATTTTCATTATCTTGTGACTCAAGCCTTACAAACAACTCCCCAGTTAACTTTATCATCATTATTAACAGAAGTTGCGATCGCATCTATAGGTCCTCAAACATCTATGACTTGTCAAGAATTATTAGGTAAAGTTGATATTGAAGCCCAAGAATATACTCTGGAAGGATTAGTTGATTCTCTGGTGAAAAAGCAATACACCTCATAA
- the cobA gene encoding uroporphyrinogen-III C-methyltransferase: MTVFFIGAGIGDADHLTVKAHRLISQADVIIYDALIDNQILQLVPENCLQIPVGKRGGKVSTPQETINQLLAQYAPVYKTIIRLKGGDPGIFGRINPEIETLQAINTDYELIPGISSSIAAPLLANIFLTEKENSHGFMVVTGHDPNLLNWQVLSQVDTLVILMGSKNLPIIVDKLQEYGRSHLFPIAIIKQAGNSQQQIWKGTLGNIVEQTVNISLSPCIIVIGKVVR, from the coding sequence ATGACTGTATTTTTTATCGGTGCTGGTATTGGTGATGCTGATCATTTGACCGTAAAAGCTCATCGTCTCATTTCTCAAGCGGACGTTATTATCTACGATGCTTTAATTGATAATCAAATTCTTCAGCTTGTCCCGGAAAATTGTTTACAAATCCCTGTGGGTAAAAGAGGAGGAAAAGTAAGTACTCCCCAAGAAACAATTAACCAATTATTGGCACAATATGCACCCGTATATAAAACTATAATTAGACTCAAGGGAGGTGATCCGGGGATATTTGGGAGAATAAATCCAGAAATTGAAACTTTACAAGCTATTAATACGGACTATGAACTTATACCGGGGATTTCTTCTTCTATTGCCGCTCCTTTGTTAGCTAATATATTCCTTACAGAAAAAGAAAATAGTCATGGTTTTATGGTTGTCACAGGACATGATCCTAATTTATTGAATTGGCAAGTCCTCAGCCAAGTTGACACCCTTGTTATTTTAATGGGTAGTAAAAATTTACCTATTATCGTCGATAAACTCCAAGAGTACGGGCGATCGCATCTTTTCCCCATTGCGATTATTAAACAAGCAGGAAACAGCCAACAACAAATATGGAAAGGCACACTAGGGAATATTGTTGAGCAAACAGTTAATATTTCTTTATCTCCCTGCATTATTGTTATTGGTAAAGTGGTTAGATAA
- the argC gene encoding N-acetyl-gamma-glutamyl-phosphate reductase: protein MSNSGKVSVGIVGASGYGGVQLVRLLLDHPEVEVVYLGGDSSAGKDYGDLYPHLYNKVKTKIEPINLDAIASRCQIVFLGLPNGLACGFAPQLIAKGCKVLDLSADYRFKNLDTYTAWYKTEREDKDIASTAVYGLPELYREQIKNSSLIGCPGCYPTASLLALAPLLKQGLVLPETIIIDAKSGTSGGGRQGKINLLLAEADGSLGAYGVAKHRHTPEIEQICSDLARRDVKIQFTPHLIPMPRGILATVYGTLTDPGLVTDDIITVYKAFYRNSIFVEVLDKGIYPQTKWACSTNVGYIGIEVDPRTGRVIVMSAIDNLIKGQAGQAVQCLNIMMGWEENLGLPTLGFYP, encoded by the coding sequence ATGAGTAATTCAGGTAAAGTTTCTGTGGGGATTGTAGGTGCGTCTGGTTATGGTGGCGTACAATTAGTTAGGTTACTATTAGACCATCCAGAGGTTGAGGTTGTTTATTTAGGGGGTGATAGTAGTGCTGGAAAAGATTATGGCGATTTATACCCTCATCTATATAATAAAGTCAAAACAAAAATAGAGCCTATCAACCTAGATGCGATCGCATCTCGTTGTCAAATAGTGTTTTTAGGACTTCCTAACGGTTTAGCCTGTGGTTTTGCTCCTCAATTAATTGCCAAAGGCTGTAAAGTATTAGACTTATCCGCTGACTACCGTTTCAAAAACCTAGACACCTATACGGCATGGTATAAAACCGAAAGAGAAGATAAAGATATAGCATCCACCGCAGTGTATGGTTTACCTGAATTATATCGAGAACAAATCAAAAACAGTAGTTTAATTGGTTGCCCCGGATGTTACCCAACTGCTAGTTTGTTAGCTTTAGCCCCCTTATTAAAACAAGGTTTAGTTTTACCAGAAACAATTATTATCGACGCAAAATCTGGAACATCAGGAGGAGGAAGACAAGGAAAAATAAATTTGCTTTTAGCAGAAGCAGATGGTTCATTGGGAGCTTATGGAGTAGCAAAACATCGTCATACCCCAGAAATTGAACAAATTTGCTCAGATTTAGCTCGTAGAGATGTAAAAATTCAATTTACGCCCCATCTCATCCCCATGCCGAGGGGAATTCTTGCCACAGTTTATGGCACATTAACTGACCCTGGATTAGTAACCGATGACATAATTACTGTTTATAAAGCCTTCTACCGTAACTCTATTTTTGTAGAAGTTTTAGATAAAGGAATTTACCCGCAAACAAAATGGGCTTGCAGTACAAACGTTGGATATATAGGTATTGAAGTCGATCCTCGTACAGGTAGAGTCATTGTTATGTCAGCAATTGATAACTTAATTAAAGGACAAGCAGGACAAGCCGTACAATGTTTAAATATTATGATGGGATGGGAAGAAAATCTCGGTTTGCCCACTCTTGGTTTTTATCCCTAA
- the psaA gene encoding photosystem I core protein PsaA produces the protein MTVSPQKEAKAKVIVDKDPVPTSFEKWGKPGHFDRTLARGPKTTTWIWNLHADAHDFDSQTSDLEDISRKIFSAHFGHLAVVFVWLSGMYFHGAKFSNYSAWLADPLNIKPSAQVVWPVVGQDILNADVGGGFHGIQITSGFFQLWRASGITNEYQLYCTAIGGLVMAGLMLFAGWFHYHKAAPKLEWFQNVESMMNHHLAGLLGLGSLGWAGHQIHVSLPINKLLDAGVAPNEIPLPHEFILDPAKMAELYPSFAQGLTPFFTLNWGVYSDFLTFKGGLNPVTGGLWLSDTAHHHLAIAVLFIIAGHMYRTNWGIGHSMKEILEGHKGPFTGEGHKGLYEILTTSWHAQLAINLALLGSLTIIVAQHMYAMPPYPYLATDYGTQLSIFTHHMWIGGFLIVGAGAHASIFMVRDYDPAKNVNNLLDRVLRHRDAIISHLNWVCIWLGFHSFGLYIHNDTMRALGRPQDMFSDSAIQLQPVFAQWIQGLHAAAAGATAPFASAGVSPVFGGDVVAVGGKVAMMPITLGTADFMVHHIHAFTIHVTVLILLKGVLYSRSSRLIPDKAELGFRFPCDGPGRGGTCQVSGWDHVFLGLFWMYNSLSIVIFHFSWKMQSDVWGTVLPDGSVSHITGGNFAQSAITINGWLRDFLWAQAANVINSYGSALSAYGIMFLAGHFVFAFSLMFLFSGRGYWQELIESIVWAHNKLKLAPAIQPRALSIVQGRAVGVAHYLLGGIVTTWAFFLCRILSVG, from the coding sequence ATGACAGTAAGCCCTCAAAAAGAGGCGAAAGCTAAAGTAATCGTAGATAAAGATCCAGTACCTACCTCTTTCGAGAAGTGGGGTAAACCCGGACACTTTGATCGTACTTTAGCTAGAGGTCCCAAAACCACCACTTGGATTTGGAATCTTCACGCCGATGCACACGATTTTGATAGTCAAACCAGTGACTTAGAAGATATTTCTCGTAAAATCTTCAGTGCTCACTTTGGTCATTTAGCAGTAGTATTCGTCTGGTTAAGTGGGATGTACTTCCACGGAGCTAAGTTTTCTAACTACTCCGCTTGGTTAGCAGACCCCTTAAATATTAAACCCAGCGCACAAGTTGTCTGGCCTGTTGTGGGTCAAGACATTCTCAATGCCGACGTAGGCGGTGGCTTCCACGGTATTCAAATTACCTCTGGTTTCTTCCAATTATGGAGAGCATCTGGTATCACCAACGAGTATCAGTTATACTGCACCGCCATCGGTGGTTTAGTTATGGCTGGTTTAATGCTCTTTGCTGGTTGGTTCCATTACCATAAAGCCGCTCCCAAGTTGGAATGGTTCCAAAATGTGGAATCCATGATGAACCACCATTTAGCAGGTTTACTCGGTTTAGGCTCTTTAGGATGGGCAGGTCACCAAATCCATGTATCTTTACCTATTAACAAGTTATTAGATGCAGGTGTTGCTCCTAATGAGATTCCTTTACCCCATGAGTTCATCCTCGATCCTGCGAAAATGGCTGAGTTATATCCCAGCTTCGCGCAAGGTTTAACACCATTCTTTACTTTGAATTGGGGTGTTTACTCTGATTTCTTAACCTTCAAAGGTGGTTTGAACCCTGTTACTGGTGGTTTATGGCTCTCTGATACCGCTCACCATCACTTGGCGATCGCAGTATTGTTCATCATCGCAGGTCATATGTACCGCACCAACTGGGGTATCGGTCACAGCATGAAGGAAATCTTAGAAGGTCATAAAGGACCCTTCACTGGTGAAGGTCACAAAGGACTCTATGAAATCTTAACCACATCATGGCATGCACAATTGGCAATTAACCTCGCTTTGTTAGGTTCTTTGACCATTATTGTTGCTCAACATATGTACGCAATGCCTCCTTATCCTTACCTTGCTACCGACTACGGTACTCAATTATCTATCTTCACTCACCATATGTGGATCGGTGGATTCTTGATTGTAGGTGCTGGAGCTCATGCTTCTATCTTCATGGTTCGTGACTACGATCCTGCTAAAAATGTTAATAACCTCTTAGACAGAGTACTTCGTCACCGTGACGCTATTATTTCTCACCTCAACTGGGTATGTATCTGGTTAGGCTTCCACAGCTTCGGGTTGTATATTCACAATGACACCATGAGAGCTTTAGGTCGTCCTCAAGATATGTTCTCTGATAGCGCTATCCAATTACAGCCTGTTTTCGCTCAATGGATTCAAGGACTTCACGCCGCCGCGGCTGGTGCAACTGCTCCTTTCGCTAGTGCTGGTGTTAGCCCTGTATTCGGTGGAGACGTTGTTGCAGTCGGTGGCAAAGTTGCGATGATGCCTATTACTTTAGGTACTGCTGATTTCATGGTTCACCATATCCATGCGTTTACCATTCACGTTACCGTTTTAATCCTTCTCAAAGGTGTGTTGTACTCCCGTAGCTCTCGCTTAATCCCTGATAAAGCTGAGTTAGGTTTCCGCTTCCCTTGTGATGGTCCTGGTCGTGGCGGTACTTGTCAAGTATCTGGATGGGATCATGTCTTCTTAGGTTTATTCTGGATGTACAACTCCTTATCTATTGTTATCTTCCACTTCAGTTGGAAAATGCAATCTGATGTGTGGGGTACTGTATTACCTGATGGTAGCGTCTCTCACATTACTGGTGGTAACTTTGCCCAAAGTGCAATTACTATCAACGGTTGGTTAAGAGACTTCCTCTGGGCACAAGCCGCTAACGTAATTAATTCTTACGGCTCTGCTTTATCTGCTTATGGCATTATGTTCTTAGCAGGTCACTTTGTCTTCGCTTTTAGCTTAATGTTCTTATTTAGTGGACGTGGCTACTGGCAAGAATTAATCGAATCCATTGTTTGGGCTCATAATAAACTCAAGTTAGCTCCCGCTATTCAACCTCGCGCTTTGAGTATCGTTCAAGGTCGTGCGGTAGGTGTAGCTCACTATCTCCTAGGAGGAATTGTGACTACTTGGGCATTCTTCCTCTGTCGGATTTTATCCGTAGGTTAA
- a CDS encoding S66 peptidase family protein — protein sequence MFVPPPLHKGDTLIAIAPSGTLREREKERFEEGLKIWQERGYEIVLEENYEAREGYLAGNDAIRRQALEVAWTNPEYKGIICVRGGYGGARLLENWQWAKINPPKWFIGFSDVTSLLWSLYNENIISLHGPVLTTIAQESQWSIERLFNYIEGEKLPELQGKGWGGKKATGRLLPANLTVATHLLCTPVCPKFNDVILALEDVQEAPYKIDRMITQWRLMGILDKVKGVILGRFSGCDAPESIPSWTVEQVWCDRLQGLEIPIISNLPFGHDGDNACLPVGGKVEIDGETGILSFL from the coding sequence ATGTTTGTTCCTCCCCCATTGCACAAAGGCGATACTTTAATTGCGATCGCACCTAGTGGTACATTAAGAGAAAGAGAAAAGGAAAGATTTGAAGAAGGATTAAAAATTTGGCAAGAAAGAGGTTATGAAATTGTTTTAGAGGAAAATTATGAAGCAAGGGAAGGATATTTGGCTGGAAATGATGCTATTCGTCGTCAAGCCTTAGAAGTAGCATGGACAAACCCTGAATATAAAGGAATAATCTGCGTCAGAGGAGGTTATGGAGGGGCAAGATTATTGGAAAATTGGCAGTGGGCAAAAATTAATCCTCCGAAATGGTTCATCGGTTTTTCCGATGTCACAAGCCTGTTATGGAGTCTTTATAATGAGAACATTATCAGTCTTCATGGTCCAGTTTTAACAACTATTGCTCAGGAGTCTCAATGGTCAATAGAGCGTTTATTTAATTATATTGAAGGGGAAAAATTGCCGGAGTTACAAGGGAAAGGATGGGGAGGCAAAAAAGCTACAGGAAGGCTGTTACCAGCGAATTTAACTGTAGCAACCCACTTACTATGTACCCCTGTATGTCCCAAATTTAATGACGTAATTTTAGCCTTAGAGGACGTGCAGGAAGCTCCCTATAAAATTGATCGCATGATTACCCAGTGGCGTTTAATGGGCATTTTGGACAAAGTTAAGGGAGTTATTTTAGGTCGTTTCAGTGGTTGTGATGCTCCTGAAAGTATTCCCAGTTGGACTGTAGAACAAGTATGGTGCGATCGCCTTCAGGGCTTGGAGATACCGATTATTAGCAACTTACCTTTTGGACATGATGGGGATAATGCCTGTTTACCAGTGGGGGGGAAAGTAGAAATAGATGGAGAAACAGGGATTTTAAGTTTTCTCTAA
- a CDS encoding DUF3082 domain-containing protein — MTDKEKKEPIIPSPEAEQEKITPLRCMTGSAISGGLAVAAYLLTKSVILTYVNMPIKFNNPLAANIASTVRTLIMGVTTMATFLFLMVAVGLFALGVKRFIEEKREPIN; from the coding sequence ATGACAGACAAAGAAAAAAAAGAACCAATCATCCCTAGCCCAGAAGCAGAACAGGAAAAAATAACCCCCTTACGTTGCATGACAGGAAGTGCTATTTCTGGGGGTTTAGCAGTGGCGGCTTACTTGTTAACAAAATCCGTAATATTGACCTATGTTAATATGCCGATTAAATTTAATAATCCCTTAGCGGCAAATATTGCTAGTACGGTAAGAACATTAATCATGGGAGTAACTACCATGGCGACTTTTTTGTTTTTAATGGTAGCAGTTGGCTTATTTGCATTAGGGGTAAAAAGATTTATTGAAGAGAAAAGAGAACCAATTAATTGA